From Clupea harengus unplaced genomic scaffold, Ch_v2.0.2, whole genome shotgun sequence, one genomic window encodes:
- the LOC122131964 gene encoding mesothelin-like protein — protein sequence MPENVFEYSSNCELIQQGIRDTTISRPNVEVLGNMACILDRPYIQNSDPEIIEKMKNCNDFSDAQSSAMQTVLIQGNTKYGPPSRWRRKTLNDLGILPLYFSHDFWRRFNRRTQRNFLKKFLRSLRRRKTQKRKMKRLFRQLMRGLRTKRGANECTVGNITRVTISDDAFPFGYDATQFGHCLSAQVVKENLASLTEKVDVDEFQRVILDRLDEAYPSGLPDEQVQLLGSVSRVATTTDLSKWNISSPDTLAALMNSDDGEWEPDMSKLIVTKFLSGSNSLNSSELNFLGGPNLCALDTSTLTDISSDSIKGADSLDLSNCTTEKKKVLFETARQAFPVNFQNRDSDDTLTSYQLLEPYLGGASIDVIRGFSACNVSMDIETFIGLDEPVVLDLTVSEVSGLLGSNLPDLASYENETVVQNWISRQFQSQLDTLDLGLTGGRAEAATTASSNSTGNATTAATPTTVTTATTTVTTATTATTTASAGNKGSSYSLPFIFLMLNMAFIKIQIV from the exons ATGCCTG AAAATGTCTTTGAGTATTCCTCAAACTGTGAACTGATCCAACAGGGCATCAGAGATACGACCATAAGCCGTCCAAATGTGGAGGTGCTGGGCAACATGGCCTGTATCTTGGATCGGCCTTACATTCAGAACTCGGACCCAGAGATCATAGAGAAAATGAAGAACTGCAACGACTTCAGTGATGCGCAGAGTTCTGCCATGCAAACAGTTCTCATTCAGGGCAACACCAAATATGG ACCACCATCCAGGTGGAGACGGAAGACCCTTAATGACCTGGGAATTCTTCCACTGTACTTTTCCCATGATTTCTGGAGAAGATTCAACCGG AGAACTCAGCGAAACTTTTTGAAAAAGTTCCTGAGAAGTCTGAGACGGAGGAAAACTCAGAAAAGGAAAATGAAGAGACTGTTTAGACAGCTCATGCGAGGACTACGGACCAAAAGAGGAG CTAATGAATGCACAGTTGGCAACATCACCCGTGTCACCATAAGCGATGACGCCTTCCCATTTGGATATGACGCCACGCAGTTCGGTCACTGTTTAAGTGCTCAGGTTGTAAAGGAAAACCTTGCTAGCCTGACTGAGAAAGTGGACGTGGATGAATTCCAGAGAGTCATCTTGGACAGACTGGATGAG GCATATCCATCAGGCCTACCGGATGAGCAGGTTCAGCTGCTTGGGTCGGTCTCTCGTGTGGCCACCACAACTGACCTGAGCAAATGGAACATCTCCTCACCCGACACCCTGGCTGCGCTGATGAACTCAGACGACGGCGAGTGGGAACCCGACATG agcAAATTGATCGTGACAAAGTTCTTGAGTGGGTCCAACAGCCTTAACTCCTCTGAGCTGAACTTCCTGGGAGGCCCCAACCTTTGTGCACTGGACACCAGCACTCTGACAGACATCAGCTCAGACAGCATTAA AGGAGCAGACTCTTTGGATCTTTCAAACTGTACCACTGAGAAGAAGAAAGTGCTCTTTGAAACTGCCAGACAGGCATTCCCCGTTAACTTCCAAAACCGGGACAGTGATGATACACTGACATCCTACCAGCTCCTTGAGCCTTACCTGG GAGGTGCCTCCATTGACGTCATCAGAGGGTTCTCTGCATGCAATGTCAGCATGGACATTGAAACCTTCATCGGTTTGGATGAACCTGTAGTCTTG GACCTCACAGTCTCCGAGGTGTCCGGACTCCTCGGCAGTAACCTGCCTGACCTGGCCAGCTATGAGAATGAAACCGTTGTCCAGAACTGGATTTCCAGACAGTTCCAGTCTCAGCTTGACACTCTGGACTTGGGCCTAActggaggaagagcagaggccGCCACCACAGCCTCCAGTAACTCCACTGGAAACGCTACCACAGCTGCTACTCCCACTACTGTGACCACCGCCACCACTACTGTGACCACTGCGACCACTGCGACCACTACTGCATCTGCAG ggaacAAAGGAAGCTCATATTCACTTCCCTTCATCTTCCTGATGCTGAATATGGCATTCATTAAAATTCAGATTGTATGA